AAAACCCAGAGCCCCCCTCGCCGAGGATCGCACCGTCCCGACTGCGACTCCCCCGCCCGGCCGACCTTAAGACCAGAGTCTAAGACCAGGGACGTTGGTTAGTCGAAGCCAAAATGTTTAGTCACGCCGCGCGCGACTAAACATTTTCGGCGAGACGAACCAACATCCCCAATGCTCACTGGGCGTGGAGGCCGTCTTCGAGGGCTTCCATGACCTGGTCCAGGCTGAAGCTCGCGGGCTCCTGACGGGGCGGGTACTCCTGGAAGGTCGAGAGGAACTTGCCAACGTAGGCCTGGGCGGGGACGAGGATGAACGCGTGATCCATGACCCAGTCCCAGTAGGTGTTCGAGGTGACGTCGGCGATCTCGTAGGGGTCACGGCGTAGGTTGAAGATCTTTGGAAGACGCAAAGTCGTGAAGGGGTTGGCCCACAGGAGGAGCGTGCCCTTTGCGCGCTGCTCCATGAAGACGAGCTTCCAGTCGCGATAGCGCAGCGCCGAGAGATCTCCGTCGTCGGTGAAGTAGAAGATCTCGTCGCGCGGGCCCTTGTCGGTCTTGCCGGTCAGGAATGGCGCGAAGTTGTAGCCGTCGAGATGCACCTTGAACTTCGTGCCGCCGACCGAGTAGCCCGAAAGGAGCTTCTTCTTCACCTCCGAGTCACCCGCGATGGCCGCAAGAGTCGGCATCCAATCCATGTGGTGCATGATCTCGTTGGAGACCGAGCCGGGCTTGATCTTGCCGGGCCAACGCACCATCGCCGGAACACGCCAGCCGCCTTCCCAGTTCGTGTTCTTCTCCGAGCGGAACGGGCTCGTACCCGCGTCGGGCCACGTGTTCTTATGCGGGCCGTTGTCGGTGCTGTAGAGCACGATCGTGTTGTCGGCGATCCCGAGCTCGTCGAGCTTGTCGAGAATCTGTCCGACGTTCTTGTCGTGGTCCATCATCGCATCGCCGTAGAAGTCCTGGCCCGACTGACCGAGGCTCGAGGGCTTCACGTGCGTACGGAAGTGCATGTGGGTCGCGTTCCACCAGACGAAGAACGGCTTGTCGCTCTTGTGGGCGCGATCGATGAAGTCGAGCGCCGCGACGGTAACGTCGTCGTCGATCGTCTCCATGCGCTTCTTGGTGAGAGGTCCCGTGTCCTCGATCTTGCCGTCGACCGAGCTCTTGATGACACCACGCGGACCAAACTTCTTTCGGAACTCCGGATCCTTCGGATAGTCCGGCAGCTCCGGCTCTTCTTCGGCGTTCAGGTGGTAGAGGTTGCCGAGGAACTCGTCGAAGCCGTGATTGGTCGGCAAGTGCTCGTCCTTGTCACCGAGATGGTTCTTGCCGAACTGGCCGGTCACGTACCCCATCGGCTTCAAGATCTCCGCGATCGTCGGATCTTCCTTCTGCAGGCCGAGCTCCGCGCCGGGCAGGCCGACTTTGCTGAGACCCGTACGGAACACGCTCTGGCCGGTAATGAAGGACGACCGGCCCGCCGTGCAGCTCTGCTCACCGTAGTAGTCGGTGAAGATCATCCCCTCTTTGGCGATGCGATCGATGTTGGGCGTGCGGTAGCCCATCATCCCCATCGTATACGCGCTGATGTTGGACTGACCGATGTCGTCACCCCACACGATCAGAATGTTCGGCTTCTTGTCCGCCGCGAGCGCAGGCACGACGAAACATGCCATCAGCGCGAACGCGCCGATTCCTAAAACGAGCTTCTTCATTCGGGTCCCCTTCGACCTACAGAGCCGGCAGCCGCCGGTGGGTTGGAATCCGCCATCTCAACCTGCCCTGAGCCGCAATGCAAACCCTAGTCCTCCCAGGCGAACACCTGCTTCCAATCGTCCTTGATCGAGATCACGATCCAGCCGTCGCGCTGCGCCTGGTCGTACAATTCCTGTGAGAAGGCACCGACTTTCGTATCAGGAAGTCCCTGGGCCGGGCCGTAGGCATATTCGCGAACGGGGTCGTCGTGCAGCACGAGCATCCCCAGACGCCGCCCCCCACCCGCCGTCGTCCACTCGAGCATCTCCTTGTCTCCGCCGGAGTTGCCGAACGCCGCGACCGGGCGCTTGCCGATGAACAGGTTGATTCCCACCGGCTTACCGCCGTGATCGTCGATGAAGAAGATCTTCGGATCGCGGTACAGGATCGGCTTCCCGTCGTTCTCTTCGAATCGGGTGACGACGCTCGAGCCGACGACCTGGTGGCTCGGGATCCCGTAGATCTTCTCCGTGAAGGGGCGCATGAACTCCTGCCCGCCGCCCGAAACGATGAACGTCGTGAAGCCATTCTCCCGCAAGTACTGAAGGACCTCCAACATCGGCTGGTAGGCAAGCTCGGTGTACGGCCGGCCGAATCGGGGATCGCGCGAGACCGCGAGCCAGCCGCGCACGATCTTCTCAAACTGCTCCGTCGACATCCCGCCGTGAGTCGCAGCGAGGACCTTCTGCCAATCGTGCATCTGGAACTCAGCGATGGCATCGTCGTCGCCCGCGAGAATCGACTGGAAGGGCTGCTGTGTCTTCCACTCGGGGTGATCCGGTGCGAGCGCCCTCACGCGATCGAGAGCGAAGACCGCCTGGGCGTAGAGCGGATGCGAAGCCCAGAGCGTCCCGTCGTTGTCGAAGGTGGCGATCCGGTCCCCCGGCTCGACATAGTCGGCGCTCGCCTCGTCCGTGGTGCTGTTCACGAGGTCCACGATTGCACTGCGCGCCGGCCCCTCATTCCAGGAGGCCAGCGGA
This genomic window from Candidatus Binatia bacterium contains:
- a CDS encoding arylsulfatase; amino-acid sequence: MACFVVPALAADKKPNILIVWGDDIGQSNISAYTMGMMGYRTPNIDRIAKEGMIFTDYYGEQSCTAGRSSFITGQSVFRTGLSKVGLPGAELGLQKEDPTIAEILKPMGYVTGQFGKNHLGDKDEHLPTNHGFDEFLGNLYHLNAEEEPELPDYPKDPEFRKKFGPRGVIKSSVDGKIEDTGPLTKKRMETIDDDVTVAALDFIDRAHKSDKPFFVWWNATHMHFRTHVKPSSLGQSGQDFYGDAMMDHDKNVGQILDKLDELGIADNTIVLYSTDNGPHKNTWPDAGTSPFRSEKNTNWEGGWRVPAMVRWPGKIKPGSVSNEIMHHMDWMPTLAAIAGDSEVKKKLLSGYSVGGTKFKVHLDGYNFAPFLTGKTDKGPRDEIFYFTDDGDLSALRYRDWKLVFMEQRAKGTLLLWANPFTTLRLPKIFNLRRDPYEIADVTSNTYWDWVMDHAFILVPAQAYVGKFLSTFQEYPPRQEPASFSLDQVMEALEDGLHAQ
- a CDS encoding HAD family hydrolase, with translation MRKTSALWTTYAAVLIAASLALGGWGCSATAFRSDPLASWNEGPARSAIVDLVNSTTDEASADYVEPGDRIATFDNDGTLWASHPLYAQAVFALDRVRALAPDHPEWKTQQPFQSILAGDDDAIAEFQMHDWQKVLAATHGGMSTEQFEKIVRGWLAVSRDPRFGRPYTELAYQPMLEVLQYLRENGFTTFIVSGGGQEFMRPFTEKIYGIPSHQVVGSSVVTRFEENDGKPILYRDPKIFFIDDHGGKPVGINLFIGKRPVAAFGNSGGDKEMLEWTTAGGGRRLGMLVLHDDPVREYAYGPAQGLPDTKVGAFSQELYDQAQRDGWIVISIKDDWKQVFAWED